The sequence below is a genomic window from Aureispira sp. CCB-E.
ATAATTTAAACAACCATTACCAAAATTTGAAATGGATGTCGCAGCGAGAAATGACAGATTTTCAGATTAAAAATGGCGTTTATGATCCTAAGAATAGAAAACCTTCTCCATTGAATAAAATGAACCCGACGAGAGTTCGTCTGCTAAAACAACGTCTCAAAGAGGGAAAAACCAAAAAACAAATTTTGGCTAAAAACTTCAATATTACAATGGCTCAACTCAGAAAGATTGAGAAGGGTATTGATTGGGGCTACATTACTTTAGATGACGATGATAATAAAAGTTCTACTTCCTCCTAAACGTGTTCGCCAATATCCTAAAATTAATTAGTGGGATGCTTTGTCTTTAACATTATTGATAAACAACTATTAGTAAAGCCTTAACACATTTCACTAATTCTACTATCATTACACTAACCAAAGTTGCCATTTTTTATTTCAAAAAATAGGTAACATTTAAAATAAAAAATGCATTAAAGTTCAATTACAAAACAAAACACCACTGCCGATGAAGTAAATGAATTTTAATCTTACTTTTAAAGTCACATTACCTTTTTAATTATGCTAAGTTTTAAAGGTGTATGAAACAAGCTTTCTTTTTTAAGGTAGCTTGTTTTTTTTTGTACTATCAATACCATCTCCTTCTAACAGTATTTATAAAATTAGAACTTTAATAAGTTGAATTCACATTTTATCTTATTTTTGTTCTATTCTAGAATAGATTACTCCATTGAAACCACGCAACAACAGCGCATCTAAATTATATTTACTTGATTATCAAAAAAGATAAAACCTAACTGGTCTATCAACGGAGTATTAAGAATAATAATAGTCTTAAGTAAGAAAGCAGAATTAGTTTAAATTATATTTTGTATTGGTGTCTGAGTTCTCACTTAGTATAAATTACACGGTAACATGGCAAATAGATTAGTAACAGGTGGTACAGGAATGGTTGGTTCAGCAATTCATGCAGATTTAAAAATTGGTCGTAAAGATTGTAATTTGACAGATTGGAATGCTGTCAATGATTTTTTTGAAATGCATAAGCCGAAAGAAGTCATTCATTGTGCGGCAAAAGTTGGTGGTGTTTGGGGAAATATGCACTATAAAGGTGATTTTTTTAGAGAAAACATTCTAATGAATACGCATATTATTGAGGCAGCTCGTTTACATGGAGTAGAACGTCTTGTCGCATTTTTGTCTACTTGTATATTTCCTGATACCGTAGAATATCCGCTTTCTGAAGAAAAAATTCATCAAGGACCACCTCATATTTCCAACGATGCTTATGCCTATGCCAAACGAATGACAGATGTTCAAATTAGGGCGTACCGAGAACAATATGGACTAAATTACGTTTCAGTCATTCCTACCAATATCTATGGTCCCAAAGATTTATTTGATCTAGAAAATGGTCATGTTGTTCCTTCGCTCATACATCGTTGCTTTTTAGCTAGAGAACAAGGCAAGGATTTGGAAGTTTGGGGATCAGGCAAACCTCTGAGAGAATTTATCTACTCTGAAGATGTCGCTCAATTATCCGAATGGGCACTGGAAAAATACGAAGAATCCGAGCCTATTATCTTTTCTACTTCAGAAGAAGTGAGTATCAAAACGTTGGTAGAAATGATTGCCGAACTTCTGAGATTCAAAGGCAAACTTATTTGGTTGAGTGACAAACCTGATGGGCAATTTCGCAAACCAAGCGACAATTCTAAATTACGCAGCTATTTACCAGACTTTCAATTCACACCCCTCTATGAAGGTTTAAAGAAAAC
It includes:
- a CDS encoding NUMOD4 domain-containing protein → METTNTIKSFWNERWAKVKTRVPTKQKDYYFSDYGRVKSIDKVTKKEQLLKGSKTVQGFMLLNLRLEGDSTQGCYIHKLVAEEFCPKDNENQKFVVHLDQDNLNNHYQNLKWMSQREMTDFQIKNGVYDPKNRKPSPLNKMNPTRVRLLKQRLKEGKTKKQILAKNFNITMAQLRKIEKGIDWGYITLDDDDNKSSTSS
- a CDS encoding GDP-L-fucose synthase, which gives rise to MANRLVTGGTGMVGSAIHADLKIGRKDCNLTDWNAVNDFFEMHKPKEVIHCAAKVGGVWGNMHYKGDFFRENILMNTHIIEAARLHGVERLVAFLSTCIFPDTVEYPLSEEKIHQGPPHISNDAYAYAKRMTDVQIRAYREQYGLNYVSVIPTNIYGPKDLFDLENGHVVPSLIHRCFLAREQGKDLEVWGSGKPLREFIYSEDVAQLSEWALEKYEESEPIIFSTSEEVSIKTLVEMIAELLRFKGKLIWLSDKPDGQFRKPSDNSKLRSYLPDFQFTPLYEGLKKTVEWFENNYPNVRK